A single genomic interval of Alteromonas sp. CI.11.F.A3 harbors:
- the rplN gene encoding 50S ribosomal protein L14: protein MIQMQTNLDVADNSGARRVQCIKVLGGSHRRYAGIGDIIKVTVKEAIPRGKVKKGDVLNAVVVRTRKGVRRADGSSIRFDGNAAVLLNANKQPIGTRIFGPVTRELRSENFMKIISLAPEVL from the coding sequence ATGATCCAAATGCAAACTAACCTGGACGTTGCAGACAACAGCGGCGCTCGCAGGGTTCAGTGTATTAAGGTTCTTGGTGGCTCGCATCGCCGTTATGCAGGTATCGGTGACATCATCAAAGTTACTGTGAAGGAAGCAATTCCTCGCGGTAAAGTTAAAAAAGGTGACGTACTGAATGCAGTGGTGGTGCGTACTAGAAAAGGCGTTCGTCGCGCAGATGGTTCATCCATTCGTTTTGACGGCAACGCAGCTGTTTTGCTTAACGCAAACAAGCAACCAATTGGTACGCGTATCTTTGGACCGGTAACCCGTGAGTTGAGAAGTGAAAACTTCATGAAAATCATCTCATTGGCCCCAGAGGTACTATAA
- the rplX gene encoding 50S ribosomal protein L24: protein MANKIRRDDEVVVLAGKDKGKQGKVLKVLIADNRVIIEGVNLIKKHTKPNPQLGVAGGIVEKEASIHVSNVAIVNPATGKADRVGFRFEDEKKVRFFKSNGELV, encoded by the coding sequence ATGGCTAATAAAATTCGTCGTGATGATGAAGTAGTCGTATTAGCGGGTAAAGACAAAGGCAAACAAGGCAAAGTCCTTAAAGTGCTTATTGCTGATAACCGTGTAATTATAGAAGGTGTTAATCTTATCAAGAAGCACACTAAGCCAAACCCTCAATTGGGTGTAGCTGGTGGGATTGTTGAGAAAGAAGCTTCTATTCACGTTTCTAATGTTGCGATTGTTAACCCGGCAACGGGCAAAGCAGATCGCGTTGGTTTCCGTTTCGAAGATGAGAAGAAAGTTCGTTTCTTCAAATCTAACGGCGAACTTGTTTAA
- the rplE gene encoding 50S ribosomal protein L5 gives MAKLHDFYKETVVAELAKQFGYKSVMQVPRIEKITLNMGLGEAIADKKVLENAQADMAAIAGQKPIVTVARRSVAGFKIREGYPIGCKVTLRGERMWEFLERLISIAIPRVRDFRGLNPKSFDGRGNYSMGVREQIIFPEIDFDKVDKVRGMDITITTSADSNEEARALLDAFNFPFKK, from the coding sequence ATGGCGAAACTGCATGATTTCTATAAAGAAACAGTAGTAGCTGAACTTGCTAAGCAGTTCGGGTACAAAAGCGTCATGCAAGTCCCTCGGATTGAAAAAATCACTCTAAACATGGGTTTAGGTGAAGCAATTGCTGACAAGAAGGTGCTTGAGAATGCTCAAGCTGACATGGCGGCTATCGCCGGTCAGAAGCCGATTGTTACAGTTGCTAGAAGATCAGTAGCGGGCTTTAAAATCCGTGAAGGTTATCCGATTGGCTGTAAAGTAACCTTACGCGGCGAGCGTATGTGGGAATTCCTTGAGCGTTTGATTTCAATCGCTATCCCACGAGTTCGCGACTTCCGTGGTTTGAACCCTAAGTCATTCGACGGTCGTGGTAACTACAGCATGGGCGTGCGTGAGCAAATCATTTTCCCTGAAATCGATTTCGATAAAGTGGATAAAGTTCGTGGTATGGATATTACTATCACTACCAGTGCGGACTCAAATGAAGAAGCACGTGCTCTGCTGGACGCGTTCAACTTCCCATTTAAAAAGTAG
- the rpsN gene encoding 30S ribosomal protein S14, whose protein sequence is MAKESMKAREVKRAKLVAKYAEKRAALKATISDVNVSEEERWDAVLKLQQLPRDSSSSRQRNRCRVTGRPHGYLRKFGLSRIKLREAAMRGEVPGLKKASW, encoded by the coding sequence ATGGCAAAAGAATCAATGAAGGCCCGTGAAGTAAAGCGCGCTAAGCTAGTAGCTAAGTACGCAGAAAAACGTGCCGCACTTAAAGCGACTATCAGCGATGTTAACGTATCTGAAGAAGAGCGTTGGGACGCTGTTCTTAAGCTACAACAACTGCCACGTGACTCAAGTTCTTCACGTCAGCGTAACCGCTGCCGCGTAACTGGTCGTCCACATGGTTACCTTCGCAAATTCGGTCTTAGCCGTATCAAACTGCGTGAAGCAGCGATGCGCGGCGAAGTCCCTGGCCTTAAAAAAGCCAGCTGGTAA
- the rpsH gene encoding 30S ribosomal protein S8, translated as MSMQDPIADMFTRIRNGQMAEKVSVVMPSSKLRVAICEVLKSEGYITDFAASGDVKPVLEVTLKYFEGKQVIDTIERVSRPGLRIYKKKDELPKVMGGLGVAIVSTSKGVMTDRAARNAGMGGEIIGYVA; from the coding sequence ATGAGCATGCAAGATCCTATCGCGGATATGTTTACCCGCATCCGTAACGGCCAAATGGCAGAGAAAGTTTCTGTAGTTATGCCTTCTTCTAAACTTCGCGTAGCAATTTGTGAAGTATTAAAGTCTGAAGGTTATATTACTGACTTCGCTGCATCTGGTGACGTTAAGCCTGTTTTAGAAGTTACGCTTAAGTACTTCGAAGGCAAGCAAGTAATTGACACTATTGAGCGTGTAAGCCGCCCAGGTCTGCGCATCTATAAGAAAAAAGATGAGCTTCCTAAAGTAATGGGTGGATTGGGTGTCGCGATCGTGTCGACTTCTAAAGGTGTGATGACTGACCGTGCAGCGCGTAACGCTGGCATGGGCGGTGAGATCATCGGTTATGTAGCATAA
- the rplF gene encoding 50S ribosomal protein L6, producing the protein MSRVAKAPVDLVSGVDISIAGQEITAKGSKGTLTRVFNDAVEVVQEENQLKALPREGFADSWAQAGTARSLLNAMVQGVSQGFEKKLQLNGVGYRAQAQGSKLNLTLGFSHPVVYEMPEGITVETPTQTEIVVKGADKQVVGQVAANIRAYRPPEPYKGKGVRYADEHVRRKEAKKK; encoded by the coding sequence ATGTCACGAGTAGCAAAAGCCCCAGTAGACTTGGTTTCAGGTGTAGATATTTCTATCGCTGGCCAAGAAATTACCGCAAAAGGTAGTAAAGGCACTTTGACCCGCGTTTTTAACGACGCTGTAGAAGTTGTACAAGAAGAAAACCAACTGAAAGCACTTCCTCGTGAAGGTTTCGCTGACAGCTGGGCGCAAGCAGGTACTGCTCGCTCTCTTCTTAATGCAATGGTTCAAGGTGTTTCACAAGGTTTTGAGAAAAAGCTTCAGTTAAATGGTGTTGGTTACCGTGCGCAAGCACAAGGTAGCAAACTAAACCTGACGCTTGGTTTCTCTCACCCAGTAGTATACGAGATGCCTGAAGGCATTACCGTTGAAACGCCTACGCAAACTGAAATCGTCGTGAAAGGCGCCGATAAGCAGGTTGTAGGACAGGTTGCGGCGAACATTCGCGCTTACCGTCCACCAGAGCCTTACAAAGGTAAAGGTGTACGTTACGCTGACGAACATGTACGTCGTAAAGAAGCTAAGAAAAAGTAG
- the rplR gene encoding 50S ribosomal protein L18 — MDKKTARIRRATRARAKIRELAAHRLVINRTPRHIYAQLIAPSGSEVLAAASTVDKELAKDLKSTGNAEAAAIVGKAIAERAKEKGIEKVAFDRSGFKYHGRVKALADAAREAGLQF, encoded by the coding sequence ATGGATAAGAAAACAGCTCGCATTCGTCGCGCTACACGCGCACGAGCAAAAATTCGTGAACTGGCCGCGCATCGCTTGGTAATTAACCGTACACCTCGCCACATCTATGCTCAGTTAATCGCTCCTAGCGGTTCTGAAGTATTAGCAGCGGCTTCTACTGTAGATAAAGAACTTGCAAAAGATCTTAAGTCAACAGGTAACGCTGAAGCAGCGGCGATAGTCGGTAAAGCAATTGCAGAACGCGCTAAAGAGAAAGGCATTGAAAAAGTGGCTTTCGATCGTAGTGGTTTTAAATACCACGGTCGCGTTAAGGCATTAGCTGATGCAGCTCGCGAAGCTGGCCTTCAGTTCTAG
- the rpsE gene encoding 30S ribosomal protein S5 has product MAKQEVQNGELLEKLIAVNRVSKVVKGGRIFSFTALTVVGDGNGRVGFGYGKAREVPAAIQKAMEKARRNMVDVDLNGHTLQHPIKGRHSGSKVYMQPASEGTGIIAGGAMRAVLEVAGVQNVLSKCYGSTNPINVVRATINALTEMNSPAKVAAKRGLSVSEILG; this is encoded by the coding sequence ATGGCTAAACAAGAAGTTCAGAACGGTGAACTATTAGAGAAATTGATTGCTGTAAACCGCGTATCTAAAGTGGTTAAAGGTGGTCGTATCTTTAGTTTCACTGCATTGACAGTAGTGGGTGACGGTAATGGTCGCGTAGGTTTCGGTTACGGTAAAGCACGTGAAGTGCCTGCTGCAATCCAGAAAGCTATGGAAAAGGCACGTCGCAACATGGTTGACGTTGACCTTAACGGCCACACGTTACAGCACCCAATTAAAGGTCGTCACTCTGGCTCTAAAGTCTACATGCAGCCTGCATCAGAAGGTACCGGTATTATTGCCGGCGGTGCAATGCGTGCAGTACTTGAAGTAGCTGGTGTACAGAACGTACTTTCAAAATGTTACGGTTCTACGAACCCAATCAACGTTGTTCGTGCAACAATCAACGCGCTGACAGAGATGAATTCTCCAGCGAAAGTTGCTGCGAAGCGTGGATTGTCTGTATCAGAAATTTTGGGGTAA
- the rpmD gene encoding 50S ribosomal protein L30 encodes MATIKVKQTKSAIGRLPKHRATLKGLGLRKINHVRELEDTPSVRGMIHRVNYMVEIVEE; translated from the coding sequence ATGGCAACGATTAAAGTAAAGCAAACTAAAAGTGCGATTGGCCGTTTGCCAAAGCACAGAGCTACGCTTAAAGGTTTAGGCCTTCGTAAAATCAACCATGTTCGTGAACTGGAAGATACGCCAAGTGTACGCGGCATGATTCACCGTGTTAATTACATGGTCGAAATAGTCGAGGAGTAA
- the rplO gene encoding 50S ribosomal protein L15, translating to MRLNTIAPAPGAKHSGKRTGRGIGSGLGKTGGAGHKGQKSRSGGRVKPGFEGGQMPLQRRLPKFGFTSRKSFVTDEVTLAEIAKVDGDTASLETLKAAGLVKKEIQFVKVIKSGEVSRAVTVSGLKVTKGAKEAIEAAGGKVEE from the coding sequence ATGCGTTTAAATACTATTGCTCCTGCTCCAGGAGCTAAACATTCTGGTAAGCGTACTGGTCGTGGTATCGGTTCAGGTCTAGGTAAAACAGGTGGCGCAGGTCACAAAGGTCAAAAAAGCCGTTCAGGTGGCCGTGTTAAGCCAGGATTTGAAGGTGGTCAGATGCCACTTCAGCGTCGTCTTCCTAAATTCGGTTTCACTTCACGCAAGAGCTTCGTTACTGATGAAGTAACGCTTGCAGAAATCGCAAAGGTTGATGGTGATACAGCATCTCTAGAAACTTTAAAAGCAGCTGGTCTTGTGAAAAAAGAGATCCAGTTCGTTAAAGTTATCAAGAGCGGCGAAGTATCACGCGCTGTTACAGTAAGCGGTTTAAAGGTTACTAAAGGCGCTAAAGAAGCGATTGAAGCTGCTGGCGGTAAAGTAGAGGAATAA